The sequence below is a genomic window from Pseudomonadota bacterium.
GCCAGCTCCAGCGTCACCTCGGTGGTATGGTTGGGAAGTATCTTGATGAACGCGGCATTTCGACGACGGTGGCCGAACAGTTTGAATTAGGATATGCTCCTGATGGTTGGGATAACCTGGTTAAAGCAATAAAAAAGCCGGGCGACCTTGACATTGCCGTCCAAGCAGGCTTAATTGTTAAAAAGGACAATGGTAAGATCTATGACCGGTTCAGGGACCGGTTGCTCTTTCCCATCCGTGATGTGACCGGTAAGGTAGTCGGTTTTGGTGGCCGGACTCTGTCGGGGGCGGAGCCAAAATATCTTAATTCATCGGAGTCGCCGCTGTTCCAGAAACGTCGTTTGTTGTATGATCTCTATCATGCCAAACGGGCGATTGGTGAGCAGAATGAGGTCTTCATGGTAGAAGGGTATATGGATGCCCTCTCGCTCTATGCCCGGGGAATCGATAATGTAGTGGCTACTCTGGGGACGGCTCTTTCAGAAGATCACCTGAAGTTAGTAAAGCGCTACGGTGATCGGGTGGCGGTTTTTTTTGATAATGACCAGGCCGGACTGGCGGCAGCTTTTCGGTCTCTGCCGATTTTTCTCGGGGCCGGTGTTTTCCCGGCGCTGGTGCTGCTGCCCGAAGGGATTAAGGACCCTGACCAGCTGGCTCGGCAGTTTCCGGTACAGGAGTTGCAAGAGAAACTTCAGAATCAGGTAGATCTTTTTGACTATTACCTGGCGGAGCAGGAAAAAAAAGCCCGGGGCCGCGGTTATACGGAACGGCTGGCGGTTTTAGAGGAAATTGTCAGTCTGGTGGCGGTGGTTCCTGAATCGGGAATGGCGGGTATGGCCTTGCGGACGGTGGCTGATCGGCTGCATCTGGCCGAAGAAGTGGTGCTGGAAGTCTTTGGCCGGGTACGGCATAAGGGGCGTTCCCGGAAGAAAGATGAGGCTAAAGATCCTCCGGCAGCCAATGTCCAAACATTGAGTGTTGATCCTGAGGACATGGTGCTGGGAATTTTGAGCCGTTACTCCCGGTTGCTGCAAACCTTTGATCCGCGGAAAGCCTGTTTTGAACAGCCCATATCACCGATCTTTGTGGAGCAGCTGAAACTTGGTGGAAATTCCACTGTTGATTTGACCGGAATTTTGGCTTCCCATTTACAGCGAGATGAGTTGTTGACCCTGTATTCCCGCCTGGTGCTGATGAACCTGCCCAAGGAGGAACGGGATGCGGAACAGGCCCTTGCGGATTGTCTGAAAAAGTTGAAAATCCGTCATTTACGTCGGCAGGAGCAGGAAATTGATTCCATGATCATGGACTGCCAGGATGCCGCAGCGATGGCGGATTTACTGCGTCGTAAGATGGATATTGTCAATCAATACAAGAAGTGATGAGGGTATGCATGAGCGAAAATAAAAGTAATGCAAAGTTGACCCGGAGCGATAAAGAGAAATTGGCGGTTGTCGATGTTAAAGGGTTGAATAACCTGCTTAAAATAGGGAAGGAGAAAGGTTTTCTTTCCTATGCCGAGATCAATAATGTGCTGCCGGCTGAAGCGATTTCTCCGGAAAAAATTGATGAAATTATCATGCTGTTTTCCGACTTGGACATCGAGGTCATTGATGCTCAGAAGCATTCCCGGTTGATTGATGCCGAAGATGAAGAATCTTCGGTTCATGAGGTGGAAGTGAAAAAACCGGCGGCCCCGGCGGCCGGTGATCGTCAACATGATCCGGTACGCATGTATCTATGGGAGATGGGTTCGGTTTCCCTGCTTACCAGGGAGGGTGAGGTTGAAATTGCCAAAAAGATAGATGAAGGAGAGCATGAAGTTATCAGAACCATTCTCAAATCTCATCTTACCATCAGGGAGTTGCAGCTTCTTGGAGAGATGCTGGTTGCTGGAGTTTTCCGGGTTAAGGATGTTTCCAAGGATATTGAGGAAGAGATCGAAGAGGATTTGATTGTTGTTGCCAGCAATGAAGATAGGGATGAAGATTCAGAGGGGGATGATGGTCAAGGGAATGAAGTGGCTTTCAGCGAGGATGATGGTGATCCCTCTGGTGATGATGAAAGTTTGCGCCAGAAAATTGTCGGCTATATTGAACAGCTGGTTGCATTATATGAAGATAACCGGGCTATCAGAAATCGTTTAAAACATCCTGATGAAACAGTGAAAACCGTGCTTCAACGGAAGGCTGCCAGAGCCAGAGTCAGGGCGCAGGAACATGAGATGTTTGACCTTTTTCAGGCCATTAACCTGAAGCAGCGTCATATTGACGATATTGTTGCCAAATTAAAGGATTTTATCCGTTTGGGCCAGAGTCTTGGGAAAATGGTCACCCGTCTGGAATCCACCTATGGTATGCGGTTTTTTGCTCTTGAACGGCGTTGTAAGTGTTGCTTGAAGGATAAGGGGGAAAAGAAGACTTTCTTGCGTCAATATTCCCTTTCGGCGGATAACTTTGATGATTTGTTTTTCCGGGTTGAAAACCTGTCCGTCAAGGTTCGCCAATTGCGCCGTGATACCAGTTTCAGCCTGGCTGATCTGAAGCAGATTAACATCCAGCTTTGCGCTGGTGAGCGCAAGGCCGAATGGGCGAAAAATGAATTGATCCGGGCGAACCTCAGGTTGGTGGTCAGTATCGCCAAAAAGTATACCAATCGCGGGCTGCAGTTTCTGGACCTGATTCAGGAAGGGAACATTGGCTTGATGAAGGCGGTTGACAAGTTTGAATACCAGCGGGGATATAAATTCAGTACCTATGCCACCTGGTGGATCCGTCAGGCTATTACCCGGGCCATTGCCGACCAGGCCCGTACCATCCGCATTCCGGT
It includes:
- the dnaG gene encoding DNA primase, with protein sequence MTSYYFPPEFVVEVREQVDVVEVVGDYVSLVKSGANFKGLCPFHGEKTPSFMVHRGKGIYHCFGCGVGGDAISFIRKIENLTYPEAILRLALRCGLDVVPYERRGQEAGDAAERQSLKKQLGVVLERAHEFFRRQLQRHLGGMVGKYLDERGISTTVAEQFELGYAPDGWDNLVKAIKKPGDLDIAVQAGLIVKKDNGKIYDRFRDRLLFPIRDVTGKVVGFGGRTLSGAEPKYLNSSESPLFQKRRLLYDLYHAKRAIGEQNEVFMVEGYMDALSLYARGIDNVVATLGTALSEDHLKLVKRYGDRVAVFFDNDQAGLAAAFRSLPIFLGAGVFPALVLLPEGIKDPDQLARQFPVQELQEKLQNQVDLFDYYLAEQEKKARGRGYTERLAVLEEIVSLVAVVPESGMAGMALRTVADRLHLAEEVVLEVFGRVRHKGRSRKKDEAKDPPAANVQTLSVDPEDMVLGILSRYSRLLQTFDPRKACFEQPISPIFVEQLKLGGNSTVDLTGILASHLQRDELLTLYSRLVLMNLPKEERDAEQALADCLKKLKIRHLRRQEQEIDSMIMDCQDAAAMADLLRRKMDIVNQYKK
- the rpoD gene encoding RNA polymerase sigma factor RpoD; the encoded protein is MSENKSNAKLTRSDKEKLAVVDVKGLNNLLKIGKEKGFLSYAEINNVLPAEAISPEKIDEIIMLFSDLDIEVIDAQKHSRLIDAEDEESSVHEVEVKKPAAPAAGDRQHDPVRMYLWEMGSVSLLTREGEVEIAKKIDEGEHEVIRTILKSHLTIRELQLLGEMLVAGVFRVKDVSKDIEEEIEEDLIVVASNEDRDEDSEGDDGQGNEVAFSEDDGDPSGDDESLRQKIVGYIEQLVALYEDNRAIRNRLKHPDETVKTVLQRKAARARVRAQEHEMFDLFQAINLKQRHIDDIVAKLKDFIRLGQSLGKMVTRLESTYGMRFFALERRCKCCLKDKGEKKTFLRQYSLSADNFDDLFFRVENLSVKVRQLRRDTSFSLADLKQINIQLCAGERKAEWAKNELIRANLRLVVSIAKKYTNRGLQFLDLIQEGNIGLMKAVDKFEYQRGYKFSTYATWWIRQAITRAIADQARTIRIPVHMIETINKLIRTSRYLLQELGREPTPEEISARMDIPLDKVKKVLKIAKEPISLETPIGEEEDSHLGDFIEDKKAINPLDSVVKSALSDRTTQVLSSLTPREEKVLRLRFGIDERCDHTLEEVGQDFDVTRERIRQIEAKALRKLRHPSRSRKLKGFLEW